In Acropora palmata chromosome 7, jaAcrPala1.3, whole genome shotgun sequence, one genomic interval encodes:
- the LOC141886045 gene encoding centromere/kinetochore protein zw10 homolog has protein sequence MAEDVVKTEISKIRKPSASLVTDVLLKSGCLEKEDINACVKKTLQKAEEVKVEVLQVIYKEYTFDEFVDFSNSTFEMNWKVNNLLSEIQNVSGKVKGSVEGSLEAAAREHSELVKQLKEADAIAELLERLYKIHEALDAFPAEMNKEDYTKAANLVHDVKQLLSNLPKVGQEGKIFVSLWDEWHRQRAQLTATLERIWARSVAWTTPAAASLDNRQGHLNTQLKLNTGGCLMANVLEAMQILGIVEKLLHSFGKKVVQYIFRPLIVFPSLKPEISVKNQEIVLSFVKEGRKKVIDPGLLYLKFSEIFTVLGTFFDGTSIKDENLKSNDINVKSAALFAKLGEFVWPVLLENIINECLKRSVPTTSAQLERYQDVVKNTEEFEAKLVSLGFIPEGTTDLTSYVKDVGIHFGNKKCQDLLVVARDLMKDDIHNTVQVDSNTDKAVLANLGDVEKALQGKKGTKFVPLQRDEGTTVSKFTFCLPACRISESTEKLMTLAYKTLFEAVQSTPTCAIQLFYTVRNMFELYCNVVPTYHKQRLATLPQLAALHHNNCMYIAHHLLTLGHQFRPRLPEPLNQGMASFVDLVPVIRQIGEKCFLDQLKIQQSNLLELVKNTQGFANVHEEAKNLQVEKTMKQILHLLTNLGKVWKGILPINIYCQSLGALFDDVIQYIAWEVLQLEDISADEADHLPSLLSILVQRGSEIFQTTPETDSSSDDSVWDICTVVPHWTRYKELIGILKASLQEIGDRWTDGKGPLAQEFTAQEVRGLIRAIFQNTDRRAAILAKIKAV, from the exons GTAGAGGTTCTTCAAGTCATTTACAAGGAATACACCTTTGACGAATTTGTGGATTTcagtaattcaacctttgaaATGAACTGGAAAGTTAACAATCTTCTAAGTGAAATACAAAATGTTTCTGGCAAAGTTAAG GGTTCAGTTGAAGGGTCTCTGGAGGCAGCTGCACGTGAACATAGTGAGCTAGTAAAACAGTTAAAAGAAGCAGACGCCATTGCAGAGCTTCTTGAGAGACTGTACAAG ATACATGAAGCTCTAGATGCATTTCCAGCTGAAATGAACAAGGAAGATTACACCAAAGCTGCTAATCTTGTACATGATGTG AAACAACTGCTTTCCAATTTGCCGAAGGTTGGACAGGAAGGAAAGATCTTTGTCTCTCTTTGG GATGAATGGCATAGACAAAGGGCTCAGCTGACAGCCACTCTAGAAAGAATATGGGCCAGAAGTGTTGCCTGGACAACACCTGCAGCAGCATCTCTAGATAATAGACAGGGACATCTTAATACACAACTGAAGCTAAACACAG GTGGCTGCTTAATGGCAAATGTCCTTGAAGCCATGCAA ATTCTTGGCATCGTGGAGAAACTATTGCATTCTTTTG GAAAGAAGGTTGTTCAGTATATCTTCAGGCCTTTGATTGTCTTTCCAAG CCTTAAGCCAGAGATCAGTGTGAAAAACCAGGAGATTGTCTTATCATTTGTCAAGGAAGGTCGCAAAAAAGTCATTGATCCTG gactattgtatttaaaattttctgagATTTTTACTGTTTTGGGCACCTTTTTTGATGGGACAAGCATTAAAGATGAAAATTTGAAGTCCAATGATATCAATGTGAAAAGTGCTGCACTCTTTGCTAAACTTG GTGAGTTTGTGTGGCCAGTACTGTTGGAAAATATCATCAATGAGTGCCTCAAAAGATCAGTCCCTACAACAAGTGCACAg tTAGAAAGGTATCAAGATGTTGTTAAGAACACAGAAGAGTTTGAAGCAAAACTTGTCTCTTTAG GTTTCATACCTGAAGGAACAACAGATCTCACCTCGTATGTAAAAGACGTTGGAATACACTTTGGAAACAAGAAG TGTCAAGATCTTCTGGTTGTGGCACGTGATTTGATGAAAGATGACATACATAACACTGTACAAGTGGACAGCAACACAGACAAAGCAGTGCTTGCCAATCTTGGAGATGTTGAGAAAGCCttacaaggaaaaaaaggaacaaag TTTGTACCATTGCAAAGGGATGAAGGAACCACCGTGAGTAAGTTCACATTTTGCCTCCCAGCTTGCCGCATCAGTGAAAGCACAGAGAAGCTGATGACTCTTGCTTATAAAACTCTTTTTGAAGCTGTGCAGTCTACACCAACATG TGCTATTCAGTTGTTCTACACAGTGCGTAATATGTTTGAGTTGTACTGCAATGTGGTCCCAACCTATCACAAACAACGTTTG GCCACTTTGCCACAGCTTGCAGCTTTACACCATAACAACTGCATGTACATTGCCCACCATCTCCTGACACTTGGCCACCAGTTCAGACCCAGGCTACCTGAGCCTCTCAATCAGGGTATGGCTTCATTCGTGGATCTGGTACCAGTCATTCGACAAATTGGCGAGAAATGCTTTCTTGATCAGCTG AAAATACAACAGTCGAATTTGTTGGAGCTGGTAAAAAACACCCAAGGCTTTGCAAATGTTCACGAGGAAGCGAAAAATTTGCAAGTGGAGAAAACAATGAAGCAG ATTCTTCACCTTTTGACAAATCTTGGTAAAGTATGGAAGGGTATTCTTCCAATTAACATTTACTGCCAATCTCTGGGAGCATTATTTGATGATGTTATTCAGTACATAGCATGGGAGGTGCTTCAGCTTGAG GATATTTCTGCTGATGAGGCAGATCACTTACCTTCTTTACTTTCCATCCTTGTGCAAAGAGGATCAGAGATTTTTCAAACTACTCCAGAAACAGATTCATCATCAGATGACAGTGTTTgg GACATATGCACAGTTGTGCCTCACTGGACACGCTATAAGGAGCTGATTGGAATCTTAAAAGCCAGCTTACAAGAAATTGGAGATCGTTGGACAGATGGAAAG GGTCCCTTGGCTCAAGAATTTACAGCACAGGAAGTGCGTGGACTCATAAGAGCTATTTTCCAAAACACAGACAGACGGGCTGCCATTTTGGCAAAGATCAAAGCCGTATAA